The genomic interval CTGCTGGAGGCCCAGGGCGACTGCCCGGGAGTCGAAGCGCGCCGGGCGGACCACGCGCGCACGCGCGGAGACATGGAGGCGGCCGCGCGCGAGTACGCGCAGCTGATGGCCAAGGACCCCACCAGCGTGAGCGTGGGCACGTCGCTGGCCACCCTCTACGTGGGCCTGCGCCGCCACGACGACGCGCTGACGGTGCTCCGGGGCCTGACGGTGACGTGGCCGCGCAACACGGCGCTGCTCAAGCACATGGCGGACGTGCGCGAGTACGCGGGGCAGCCCGCGGAGGCGCTCGCGCTCCGGGAGAAGGCGCTGGCCCTGGAGGGTGAGGACCTGACGCTGCGCCGCGCGGTGGAGCGGGCGAAGACGGGCAAGGAGCTGCTCCAGGAGCACGCCATCGACGGGCGCGAGGCCATGCGCCGGTTCAACGAGCAGCCCCTCACCGGCGGCTCGGCCGTGTTCGTGCTGGATGCGGCGGCGGTGCGTGTGTACGCGGATGGCAGCGTCGTCAACCGCATCCACACCATCCAGAAGGCGCTGGAGCAGTCGGGGGTGCAGGACATCGCCGAGGTGAACGTGCCGCGCGGCGCGCAGGTGCTGGCGCTGCGCACGCTCAAGGCGGACGGCCGCGTGCTCGAGCCCGAGAACATCGAGGGCAAGGACACGGTGAGCCTGCCCGGCGTGCAGGTGGGTGACAGCGTGGAGGTCGAGTACCTGCTGGCGGAGGCGCCTCGGGGCCCCGCGCAGCCGGGCTTCACCGCCTCCGCGTTCTACTTTCAAATCGCCAACCAGCCCAACGCGTGGACCACGTACACGGTGGTGGCGCCCAAGGGCACGGGCATGAAGGTGGACGCGCACGGGATGAAGGCGCCCGAGGCCACGGTGAAGGGGGACGAGGAGGTCTTCCACTACGAGGCGCACGGCGTGCCGCCGTTCATCCCGGAGCCGGACGCGCCGCCCTCTGGCAACGAGTACCTGCCCTTCGTCATGGTGGGCGCGGGCGCCACGGGCAACGACGGCCTGGCGCGGACCTACGGCGACGTCTTCCAGGACCGCTGGCTGCTCACCTCGGAGGTGGTGGACTTCACGCGCAAGGCGACGCAGGGCAAGCAGGGCCTGGACGCGGTGAAGGCGCTGCACGCGGCGGTGATGCAGCGCTTCTCCGGACGCGACAACGGGCTGGGGCAGTCCGCGGCGTCCACGGTGGCGCAGGACCGGGGCAGCCGCCTGGCGGTGATGAAGGCGGGCCTCAAGGAGCTGGGCATCCCCGCCCGCGTGGCGGCGATTCGCACCTTCAACGTGGACCCCACGCAGTACCTGTTCCCCAACGACAGCCTCCTGCCCTACGCGGCGCTGCGCGTGGAGGTGCCGGGGAGCGAGCCGGTGTGGCTGGACACGTCGGTGCGCCACGGCCCGTTCGGGGAGCTGCCCGAGTTCGCCATGGGCGAGCGCGAGGCGTACCTGCTGCCCGAGCCCGGCTTCGCGCTGGAGAAGGTGAAGACGCCCGCGCTCAAGGAGGCCGCCGGCAAGCAGGTGCGGCTGACCTTGGCGCTGGACGCGGAAGGCAAGCTCAGCGGCAAGGGCGAGGAGACGTATTCGGGCTTCGAGGCCGCGCAGCTCGCCGAGGCCTTCAACCAGCTCTCCGCGGAGAGCCGCAACCAGGCCCTCCAGGGCGCGGTGGCCCGGTATTTCGGCGGGGCCGCGCTGTCGAGCGTGAAGCTGGAGCACGAGGAGGTGGTGGGCGCGCCCTTCGTGCTGCGCTACGAGTTCACCGTGCCGCGCTTCGGCAGGCTGGAGGGCACCGGCCGCATGGCCCTGGGGCCCCTCACCTTCCCCGCGCAGCTGGGCCGGCGCTACGTGCAGCTGAGCTCCCGCCGCACGCCGCTGTACATCGGCAGCACCGAGGCCAGTGACACGCAGGTGACGCTGACCTTGCCCTCGGGCTGGCGGCTGCCGGACCCGCAGCCCCCGCTCGAGGTGAAGAACCGCTTCGGCCAGTTCACCCGGACCGAGAAGCAGGAGGGCGGCAGCCTCACCATCACCGAGTCCCTGCGCGTGCCACGCGCGCGCATCGCCCCGCGCCAGTACGAGCAGTTCTCCGGCTTCACCGGCGATGTGGACCTCATCCAGACACGAGAGATGTTTCTGGTGAAGCCGTAGCCTGAAAGCGCCACGCCCTCGGGTTTCAGGCGCGGCATCCTCGAAGGGGCTCCCGGGTTGAATACGGGGGCCCCTTTCGCGTCTAGGGTTCACCGACTGCCCCCTCGTCGGGGGCGCTGCACTCCACGGAGATGATGTGATGAGTCCTCGAAACTGGCTCTGGATGGTGGCCTTGCTGTCAGCCCCGGTGGTCCAGGCGCAGACAGCCCCGGTGCCCGCGGACGAATCGGGGTACTCCGACGACGACGATGACCGGGACTCGAACGACGGGTACGACGACGAGGACTCCGACGAGGAGATGACCCCGTCGGCCCCGCAACCTCCTCCCGCGCTGCCCACGGAGCGGCCGAGCAGGCGCCCGTACGCTGGCGCGGTGTGGGCATCGGGCCACTGGTACTGGGATGGCGGCGAGTGGCGCTTCAACCCGGGCACGTGGCTGGCCCCCATGAACGGCTACCAGTTCGTCAACGGCTACTGGGAGGAGGACCGAGGCTCCTGGTACTGGGTCTCCGGCGGCTGGGCTCGCCAGGGCACGACGGAGGTGGAGATTCCCATCGCGGTCTCCGCCGAGGCGCTCTCCACGCAGCAGGCGCCTCCCGCGCCCCGTCAGGAGATGCGCCCGGCGGCGCCCGCGTCCAACCTCGTCTGGGAGCCCGGCTACTGGTACTGGTCCGGCGCCGAGTGGGACTGGGTGGATGGCACGTGGGCCGCGCCGCCGCGCGCGGACCTGACCTACGTCTCGCCCCGCTGGGTGCAGCGGGGGCTGAGCTGGCACTTCGTCGGTGGAGGCTGGGCGCCTCGCGGCTCGGTGAATGTCACCATCCCCGTCTTCCGCCACGCCCACGTCTCGGTGCGCTGGGGCCACCCCAACTACTTCGCTCACACGTGGTACCGGGCCCCGGCCGTTCGCTACTACTACCACCGCCCCTGGCGGACCCACGGCCACTACTACCGGCATGACCGCGT from Myxococcus stipitatus carries:
- a CDS encoding tetratricopeptide repeat protein, with translation MRTFRRGLTALALVAGLSGCSHTSSTSAAPRVLESAAEKVQSGSDEARTLAFAGFHAYLLGGDATLAQQRFDAAIAKDSGEPYALMGQHLLARRAGRPDRALTAALQVLKRAPQHPLALIAARYALDAAGTAPPLDEAILEASNEALRAGATAETAYLLRGTQLSVAVARGDTKARDAALREMGGVSEATLVGPFSAHHVLSWDEPSPMKQDGSLAGPFSGAFGALTPRKLHAPDGRLDLAGEPVEGDVYLMVFDAEVPEAATYVARSVSAGSHQVVVDGAPLLARRGWERTASAVTHQALELSPGKHRFVIRQLKGATTGVLSFSLLREDGRPSNIRITAASGAAPASWGSSPKLTDARGMYSTTQSMRDALAGEAGELLAVVLAARDGLSRDGDGARRLVAGVDASTPALLALRADLAAADRTVPTKVTRGRATRDLEALLSKDPGNVAALLLRADLFMDDGQPASALETLKTASEAVQPPGFPLFLARARAALTLDVDALAEESLEAALQIQPRLCEALALQYNLARRRDAVERADALLEAQGDCPGVEARRADHARTRGDMEAAAREYAQLMAKDPTSVSVGTSLATLYVGLRRHDDALTVLRGLTVTWPRNTALLKHMADVREYAGQPAEALALREKALALEGEDLTLRRAVERAKTGKELLQEHAIDGREAMRRFNEQPLTGGSAVFVLDAAAVRVYADGSVVNRIHTIQKALEQSGVQDIAEVNVPRGAQVLALRTLKADGRVLEPENIEGKDTVSLPGVQVGDSVEVEYLLAEAPRGPAQPGFTASAFYFQIANQPNAWTTYTVVAPKGTGMKVDAHGMKAPEATVKGDEEVFHYEAHGVPPFIPEPDAPPSGNEYLPFVMVGAGATGNDGLARTYGDVFQDRWLLTSEVVDFTRKATQGKQGLDAVKALHAAVMQRFSGRDNGLGQSAASTVAQDRGSRLAVMKAGLKELGIPARVAAIRTFNVDPTQYLFPNDSLLPYAALRVEVPGSEPVWLDTSVRHGPFGELPEFAMGEREAYLLPEPGFALEKVKTPALKEAAGKQVRLTLALDAEGKLSGKGEETYSGFEAAQLAEAFNQLSAESRNQALQGAVARYFGGAALSSVKLEHEEVVGAPFVLRYEFTVPRFGRLEGTGRMALGPLTFPAQLGRRYVQLSSRRTPLYIGSTEASDTQVTLTLPSGWRLPDPQPPLEVKNRFGQFTRTEKQEGGSLTITESLRVPRARIAPRQYEQFSGFTGDVDLIQTREMFLVKP